One genomic region from Halorussus rarus encodes:
- a CDS encoding DUF7563 family protein encodes MAVQLPDSDSDRSTRDYCGAHVTADFRRTYGTEDRRAKRCPACDSWVRLQARSACGKNVDHLTPSTTTTDTAASNSVGSA; translated from the coding sequence ATGGCGGTCCAGCTTCCCGACTCCGATAGCGACCGCTCTACGCGCGACTACTGCGGCGCGCACGTCACCGCGGACTTCCGGCGGACATACGGGACCGAGGACCGCCGCGCGAAGCGCTGCCCCGCGTGCGACTCTTGGGTCCGGCTTCAGGCGCGGTCCGCGTGCGGCAAGAACGTCGACCACCTGACCCCCAGCACGACGACGACCGACACGGCGGCGTCGAACTCCGTCGGAAGTGCGTGA